Part of the Streptococcus ilei genome is shown below.
GCAAACGTTTGGTATGGATCAGACCAATGACATTGTCCTTGTCATCATCATAGACAGGAATACGAGAAAAATTCTGTTTTAAGATGCTTTCGATGATTTCTCTGGTATCATCTTGGATATCCACCATAAAGGCATCCGTACGAGGAACCATTAGCTCACGCGCCATCAGCTCATCTAGTGAAAAGACTCCTTGCAACATTTCAATCTCGTCAGCATCCAGACTTGTTTCACTCTTAGCCAGCATATAGGCAATCTCATCTCGTGACATCTCTTCGTCTGCATCATCGAATTGCATAGGAGTCAGACGACTGACCAGATTGGTTGATGCCGATAAGAGCCAGACAAAGGGGCTAACGATTTTTCCTAGTAAAATCACAATTGGAGCCGTTCGAATAGCCAAGCTATCTTTCAGATTCATGGCAATACGCTTCGGATATAACTCACCAAATACAATCGAAATATAGGTCAGAAAAGCCAGTGAGAGGAAGCTAGCTATCGCACGTGCTGTCTCCGTATTTCCCATCCAAGAAGCGATTACTTTCCCAAGATCATCAGCTAAGCTTGCCCCAGACAAGATGGTAATCAAGGTAATACCAACCTGAATCGTAGATAAAAAGTGGTTGGGATTTTCCAATACCTTTAAGAGACGAATATATTTTTTATCGCCTTCCTCAGCCTTTTGCTCTACGCGAGAACGGTTCAGCGATACCATCGACATCTCCGTTGCAGAGAAAAATGCATTTAATAAGGTCAATACAAATAGTAAAACAAATTGCAGTATTAAATCCTGACTGCCAGGGTCTTCCATGGATATTCTCCTCAATGTATAGTAATAATGCCCATTATATCATATTTTTTGAAATGGTGCATAGTCGCAAAAATTTCCCTCCTAAAAGAGGAGGGAAGGCTCAGTTATACTCCATAACGTGTGAAATCATAAAAGAGTACATTCAGTTTTTCTACAAGTTCCAAAAGGGTCAAACTACTTGTACAAATAAATTTTTTCCCTTTGATATTCGGAATCATAAAGTTGGCAACAATAACATCATATTCGGTATGCTCTAGTTCATGAAGATTAAAGTCATGCTTGATGACCTGTGAAAACTCAAAGTTATCCGTACAATAGAATTTTAAGAAATCAATCATGGACTTGGCATGGTGGTCATCGTATCGGCTAATGATTAAGACCTTGACAGCTGTCCGTCTCCTTAATAGTTGAGGCAATAGATTTTCCCAATGTGAAAATACGGTATAAATCTGATGCTTGAGGTTTTCAGGATTTTCATGAAAGCCCATCTCTTTGAGATAGTGATACAAACCTGTTTCAACATCCTGATAAAATTTAGGGAAGAGGGTTCGATAATCCTCATTGGTATAGCTCTTGGTATCATAGAGAAGAAATTCACCAAAGATTTCACGCCGCTCCAAATAGGCGGTGTTGTGAATATGCATAATCATCTCTTCATAATTCTCAAGTTCTAAACCATAAGATTCACTCAGGTGATCAAGAAATTGAGAGGCTAAAATATAGGATTTTTTTGTAACAGCATCTTCCTCAGTGGAGTCAATCAGATCCTGTGGGGTAAAATAGAAGCGTTTCTGTAGGAAGATAATAAAGAGCTGTTCTATGATTTCTTCGTTAAATTCTACACCCAGCTGCAAACCAAAATAACGAAGCATCTCATTGATTTTTGGGAGCTCTTGATAGAGATAGGCGTATTGTTCAAAATTATTGGCCCCTTCAATCCGATACCCTTGCTTGATCCGGTAAAGATAGACCGTCAGCATAATTTTATAAGAATGAAAGATCGAATAAGTCAGTGGGATTTCCGTCAGTTTATAGAAGAAGGTGATGAAATCAATGATGACTTGTTCTCTGATATCTGGAAATGGCCACTCTAAATAATAATACCGCTCTGCAAAATATTGGGAATAGAAAAAGCGAATATCGACTTCGTCTCCCACGACATTTAGAGGATTCAAGGTGATTCGAATATTGTACTTTTCCTGAATAATCTGGTTAATGTTTCGAATCAAGCGATAAAATGATTGTTGACTGAGATCATATCGTCTACAAATTAAGTCACTGGAAACGTCCTTATGGAAGAACAAGTATTCCAAGAGGGAGAAAGCTGTAGATTCTTTAAAGAAGTGATGGTAGACCACCTCAATCCCAACCGAATCATCATAGCTGATCTTAATGCCATTTGTCGAAGACTCAATCAAGAACTCTTTAAAGACCGTTCGTAAATTTGAAAGATCCTCCTTCAATGACCGTTCTGTACAATCTAACATTTCTGCGAGTTCCTTCAAATGAAACCAGCGCTTCTCTCGAATTAATGTTTCTAGCAAACGCATTTGGCGTCGCTGCTTTTTGGCAAGCAATTCTATCATCTTATAGAAACTCCTTGATTTTCTATCATTACTAATTCATTATAACATATTTTCTTAAAGGAAAGGTAAAAGTTAACGATTCAAGTACTTAGCTTACCCTTTCTTAGTCTATATTCAAAAGAGAGTGGGACAGAAATCGGTCATTCGTTAGAATTCGATTTCGTCGTCCCACCTCCGCACAGTTGAGTAGGATTGTAAAAGCTGATGAAATCAGCGTAGTAGAGCCCACTCAACCACTGCGTCTTGCTCGACATTCCAAAGACACTTAAGAGGCTAGGACTTTTGTCCCAGCCTCTTATTTATTCTGTTAGGATTTATTAATGATTCCAAACTCTTCTTGCTTGCGCTGCTCTTGTGTCTTTTTATGGTTTTCATACAAGGCCACCAAGAATTTAACGATTTCTTTACCAATCGAATAAACCGGAATCGCCACGATCATTCCAATGACACCATAGATGTTACTGGATAAGAGCAAGAGAACCATGATAGTAATGGGATGCACCTTCATCACCCCTCCCACAATCCGTGGATAAAGGATATTTCCATCGATTTGTTGAACAATCAACATGAAGATGACTGCTTTGATCATCATATTGAAATCTGTAAAGGCATAGGTAACCACCATAGGAGTCAAGCCAATCGTCGGTCCAATGTAAGGAATGAAGATAGCCAAGGCTGAGAAAATGGCAAAGACCAAGGCATACTTCAAACCGATAAAACTGTAGCCAATAAAGGCTAAAGTCCCGATGATTAAAGCATCGATAGAAATCCCACTAATATAGCGAGAAACTGTTTGGTTGAGACTCACTAAGAGAGAGGTAATATTCCGCCGGTCATTTTTCAGGATCGTCCGCTCTAACATCGGAAGTAACTTCTTCCCATCAATCAAGAAGTAAACCAGGAAGATCGGCGTCATAACCAGAATGAAGAGTGTATTGACAATCGTTGACACCACACTACCCAAACTATTGGTCACACTGTTTAGGATATTTTGTAGAATATCCACATAAGATAGGTTTAACTGCTGAATGGTTGATTGGATATTGATACTCTGAAAGGCTGGATTCTTCGATAACTTCGTCACAAAACTTTGCACTTCCCAATACAAGCCTTGGGTTGAATTAATCAAGCTTGTCAACTGGTTGATCAAAATAGGCAGGATATAAACAATCCCATAAATAATCAATCCAAAAAGGGTTACCAAGGTTAATAGAATACCCAAAATTCGATTTAGATGAAATTTCTTTTCCAAAAATTCTACGATTGGATTGGTGATGTAGTACAAGAAACCAGCAATCAAAAATGGAAGAATAATGGTATTCAGAACGGATACAAAGGGAGAGATCAGGCTTCCCATACTTCCCCAAATATAGAATATAATCGTTAATAATAGGACTTCACAGGTCCAGAAAAATAATTTACTTTTATGAAACATCCCTTTCCTCCTATCTGCTATTTTATCATATTTATGGTAAAATAGAAAATATTTTTATGAAGGTTAAAAAGATGAAAGAAAGCTTAATTGAACTGAAAGACGTCACTCTCAGAAAAGAAGGAAAAAATCTCCTTTCCCGTTTGAATTGGACCGTCAATAAGGGGGAAACCTGGGCCATCCTTGGACTGAATGGTGCTGGAAAATCGACCCTCCTTCGTCTCTTAATGGCGGAATATTGGAAAACGGAAGGAGAGGTTTCTGTCCTTGGAACACAATTTGGACAAGGCGACATTCCTGAACTCCGCAAGCGAATTGGAGTGGTTAGCTCCTTTATTTCTGAGCGCATCCCTGAATCTCTATCCCCAGAAGAAATCGTCCTCACTGGTAAATACAAGAGTAGCATCCTCTATACAACTTACGGAGAGAAAGAACTCCAAGAAGCACGGTCCATGTTGCGTCGCATCGGTGCTATTTCTTTGATTGGGCGAAAATACAGGACTCTCTCTCAAGGGGAAAAACAGACGATTCTTATCGCCCGTAGTCTCATGGAAGAACCCGACCTTCTCATCTTCGACGAAGCCTCAAGTGGGCTCGACTTATTTGCTCGGGAAGCCATCTTTCAGTTGATTCACCAGATCAAACAGATGGAAAAGGCACCGACCATTCTCTTTGTTACCCACCATGCGGAGGAAATCACCAAATCTTTTAGCCATGTCCTTCTTCTCAAGGAGGGACAAAGTTTTGCCCAAGGGCCTAAGGAGGAAATTCTCACCCAAGATACTCTATCAGCCTTTTATGGGGGGAAGGTCCAGCTGATTCCTATCGGGGAAGATCGCTATTACATTCAGCCAGACCAGTAATCATTAGCCTACTAATACACAAAAGAAAGAGATTGGGACAAACGTCACCAATCTCTTTTCTTCTTCTATCTTAGATAGAACTGTCATTTTTTATCGATTTCGAGCGTAATTGATCATATCATATGGTAGAGTATTGGCACTTTCCCTCAAGGAATAGTTTTCCAATTCGTTGACATTTTGCCGCATGCGACGTGCATACTTGGCCGAAATCAAATGTTGCTCCTCATATTTGAAAATGAGTTTTCTCTCCAGGTAATAGCCTCTTAGCATCTCATCAATATTATTGGGCTTGATCCGATTGATAACCCGCTCTACAAAGGCTCCACTGGTAATCAATGACGTTTCACGCAGGCGTGATTCTTGAAGGAAAGATACCAAACTACTGCGATAGACTCCTTTTAGGTTTTCCAAACTCTCGATAATAATTTCCGTATTCGCCAAATACAAGGCGGCAATCTGGTCATAATCGATAGCTTCGAGCTTGTAATTTTCTCCGTTTTTCCATGCCTGAATACCGGATCCAAAGGTCAACACTTCGTGGAAAAGGAGTCGGATTATGCGGAAGAGCACCAAGAAATAATAGGTCAGGCGCGATGACAGATTGCGATTGATATTTTGCTCCATGGATCGGAGATAACGTTGATAGACATGGTAGCTTCTATCTCGAATCTTTCCTTCTTCATAGGCTTGTTCCAAACCATCGTTCTCGATACTGAGAATAAGGAGTTTCAATTGCTCCCAGTCTCTTTGAGTGGCCTTATCCTCCTGATTGAGAATCATATTTTCTATCCGGCCATGATAATTATCAATAGCCGCATACAGAGGCCCCTTCTGCTTGGTCACCGTCAACTCCTTCTCCAATAGCATGACGACATCGTTTAAGATAGCAATGTGCATCAAATGATCATTGGATTCCTCTTTGTCTTCGGATAGTTTTGGTAGGATGAGAAGTCCAATCAGGAAACTACACAAGGTCACCCCTGCTACTAAAAACAAGAGAACTGGATATTCTGCTTCTAGATGCGTCGGTATTAACAGAATGGTCGCGATAGACACCGCTCCTTTGACCCCCGAAAAGGTCAACAAGAGAGCATCTTTCAGATACTTATCAATGGATTTTTTCAATCGGAAACCACGGTACCAGTAAAATCCATACACCATCAAGAAGCGAATCAAGAATAGGAATCCCGTCAATAAGAGAACAGTCACAATCAAGAGCAGATTGTTGTAAAAGGGAGTCCTAAGAATTGGCTCAGAAATCATCTCAAGCTCTATCCCCAAAAGGACAAAGACGTATCCGTTAAGGACAAAATTGACTGTATTCCAAACCGTATGCGTCACCGTATCGACTTTGGCTTCTAGTAGGGTAATTTTCTTAATCCGACTAGCCTTTAGGATCCCAGCCACGACCACCGCAATAATCCCTGATACATGGATCTCTTCTGCAATAAAGAAGGTTAACAAGGGAAGACTCAATTCTAAAATGAGTTCACTGGCAATATCTGTTGCCCGAACACTCAACAACAGTTTCTGAAGCCCACGGTTGACAGCCGCTGTCACAATCCCTACCGCAAAACCTCCTAAAATGGAAATCACCAAGTCCCAACTAGCCTGTCCCAATGAGAAGGCACCAGTAGTCCAAGCAGCCAGAGCTACTCAAAAGGCCACCAAACCTGAAGCATCGTTGAGCAAGCCTTCTCCTTTTAAAATGTTGGAGACCCGTTTAGGAAAGGTAAAGCGTTCCGAAAGGGAGGCAAAAGCCACCAAATCAGTCGGACCGAGCGCTGCCCCAACTGCCATACAGGCAGCTAGTGGAATTCCTAACCACAAGAGATGAGCCAACCAGCCCAAGCTAAGGGTCGAAATAAAAATAACTGGGAAGATTAAAAAGGCGATAATGCGCCAGTGCTTGAGAATAGAAGTAATATCCGCTTCTTCTGCCTCTCGAAAGAGGAGGGGACCAATAACCAAGGCCAAAAAGAGTTCTGTATCTAAGTGATACTCCGAATTGGGTAAGAGAAAGCCAAGCCCAATCCCAAGGAAGATCTGGATCAAGGGCAAGGGCAAGGTCGGAATCAACTTATTGGTCGCATTGGAAACAATCAGAACCAGGGAAAAGACAATGGCGTATACAAGAATCTCCATCTCTTATCCTCCTGATCGTTGGTTACAACAGTCCTCAAAGAGTTGTTTTTGTTCTTGGATCTTTTGATCAATCTTTGTCAGATCCTTGTGCTCAATTTTCTTCTGGCTACGTTCCATTTCAAGAGAGACTAACTTCTTCTTGATTTTGATCATCTTTTTGCTCATCCGCGCTTCATCCAAAAAACCGACAGCACGTTCATGAGACGTTGACTCCACAAAATCGTGACGAAGGGCTTCAATTTTATTTTTTAAAAATTCTTTATCCATGGCGGTAACTTTCTAATTTTTCAATCATGACCAAAAATGGTGGATGATTAATTTGATTGAGGGTCCGATAACTAGTGACCGTAAATTCTTGTTGAGGTAGGTGAGAGACAAAATCCAAGACAGCATCTTTTTCTAGGTCTCCACCTTCATGACCATAATAGATCATGATAGCTATCCGGCCCCCTTTGACCAAGAGGTGACATAGTTTATCGATGGCTTGAATGGTTGTTCTAGGCTGGGTAATGATCGACTTGTCTGCTGAAGGAAGATAGCCTAAATTGAAGATAGCAGCCTTGACCTGGTTTACATAGAAATCAACCTCTTCATGCCCCTTCAAAAGAAGGTGGGCATTGGCAAGGCCTGCTTCTTCCAAACGCTTCTGCGTATGGACCAAGGCCTGCTCTTGAATATCAAATGCATAAACTTCTTTGGCTAGTTTCGCCAAGAAAAGCGTATCATGCCCATTACCCATAGTCGCATCAACGACGGTATCTTGATCCGTAATGACTTCCCTAAGAAAATCATGGGCCATTTCTAATGGTCGCAACATCCTACTCCTCCAATTTTCCTAGTTTACAGCCTTGAACACTTCCTCGACGACGCATTTCTGTTTCAATAGCATTCAGAACTTCCCACTTATTGAGACTCCACATTGGGCCTATCAGCATCTCTCGCGGAGCATCTCCTGTAATCCGGTGGATGACAATTTCCTTGGGAATAATTTCCAGTTGGTCACAGATGACCGACACGTATTCCTCCTGGCTCATCAATTGCAACCGCCCTTCATGATAGTCCCGTTGCATCCGAGTGTTGGTCATCAGGTGGAGCAGGTGCAATTTAATGCCCTGGATATCGTTGTCTGTTACACAACGGCGGACATTCTCCACCATCATCTCATGCGTCTCCCCTGGAAGACCGTTGATCAAATGCGAAACAATCTCAGCCTTGGGAACCTGATGACGAATCCGCTTGACCGTTTCTACATAGAGCTCGTAACTATGAGCACGGTTAATCAATTCAGATGTCGCTTCATAGGTCGTCTGCAAGCCTAGCTCAATGGTCACATGCATTCGCTTTGTCAATTCTGCTAGGTAGGCTAACGTTTCATCTGGCAAGCAGTCTGGCCGTGTCCCGATGTTAATCCCTACAACACCCGGTTCATTGATAGCTTGCTCATAGCGTTCACGAATGACATCGACAGATTCATGGGTATTGGTAAAATTTTGAAAATACACCAAATACTTTTTCACATCTGGCCATTTGCGGTGCATAAAATCAATCTCTTTGTAAAACTGATCCCGAATGGGGGCATCTGGTGCCACAATGGCATCCCCAGAACCAGAAACCGTACAAAAGGTACAGCCACCACGAGCAACAGTTCCATCACGATTGGGACAGTCAAATCCCGCATCAATCGGGACTTTGAAGGTCTTTTCTCCAAATAGGGTTCGATAATAATCATTTAAAGTCGTATAGGATTTCATACCCCTCATTATAGCAAAAAAGCAGAGTGAACTCAAAGTTGAGTCTCCTCTGCTTTCCACTTGTATTTCTTAAGATCGACACAACCGTTTGATTTGCATTCCACTCCTTCTGCCCAGAGAAGCGTGCCTTGCTCTTCCCAATCAGGAGCCAGGCGACCAGTAGATGTTACGACCCGATGACAGGGATAGGCCACAGCCTTTTTAGAAGTGGCCAAAACCTTGCCGACCTGCCGGGCATGGCGAGGATAGCCAATGAGTTGGGCGATTTGTCCATAGGTCGCTACACATCCTATTGGAATATGAGCCAGGACCTTTAAAACCTTTTCTTCAAATAGATCTTTCATACTTTACTTCTGCTTACTCTTAAAGCGCCA
Proteins encoded:
- a CDS encoding hemolysin family protein produces the protein MEDPGSQDLILQFVLLFVLTLLNAFFSATEMSMVSLNRSRVEQKAEEGDKKYIRLLKVLENPNHFLSTIQVGITLITILSGASLADDLGKVIASWMGNTETARAIASFLSLAFLTYISIVFGELYPKRIAMNLKDSLAIRTAPIVILLGKIVSPFVWLLSASTNLVSRLTPMQFDDADEEMSRDEIAYMLAKSETSLDADEIEMLQGVFSLDELMARELMVPRTDAFMVDIQDDTREIIESILKQNFSRIPVYDDDKDNVIGLIHTKRLLNEGFVNGFDNIALRKILQEPLFVPETIFVDDLLKELRNTQNQMAILLDEYGGMAGLVTLEDLLEEIVGEIDDETDKAENDVFEIEPNLYIVQGIVTLNDFNEYFDVKLESDDVDTIAGYYLTGVGRIPGHKERLSFEVDSMKKHLILTNDKVKNGRVTKVKVEVSDLVDEDEQATKGQE
- a CDS encoding M protein trans-acting positive regulator PRD domain-containing protein, producing the protein MIELLAKKQRRQMRLLETLIREKRWFHLKELAEMLDCTERSLKEDLSNLRTVFKEFLIESSTNGIKISYDDSVGIEVVYHHFFKESTAFSLLEYLFFHKDVSSDLICRRYDLSQQSFYRLIRNINQIIQEKYNIRITLNPLNVVGDEVDIRFFYSQYFAERYYYLEWPFPDIREQVIIDFITFFYKLTEIPLTYSIFHSYKIMLTVYLYRIKQGYRIEGANNFEQYAYLYQELPKINEMLRYFGLQLGVEFNEEIIEQLFIIFLQKRFYFTPQDLIDSTEEDAVTKKSYILASQFLDHLSESYGLELENYEEMIMHIHNTAYLERREIFGEFLLYDTKSYTNEDYRTLFPKFYQDVETGLYHYLKEMGFHENPENLKHQIYTVFSHWENLLPQLLRRRTAVKVLIISRYDDHHAKSMIDFLKFYCTDNFEFSQVIKHDFNLHELEHTEYDVIVANFMIPNIKGKKFICTSSLTLLELVEKLNVLFYDFTRYGV
- a CDS encoding AI-2E family transporter, with amino-acid sequence MFHKSKLFFWTCEVLLLTIIFYIWGSMGSLISPFVSVLNTIILPFLIAGFLYYITNPIVEFLEKKFHLNRILGILLTLVTLFGLIIYGIVYILPILINQLTSLINSTQGLYWEVQSFVTKLSKNPAFQSINIQSTIQQLNLSYVDILQNILNSVTNSLGSVVSTIVNTLFILVMTPIFLVYFLIDGKKLLPMLERTILKNDRRNITSLLVSLNQTVSRYISGISIDALIIGTLAFIGYSFIGLKYALVFAIFSALAIFIPYIGPTIGLTPMVVTYAFTDFNMMIKAVIFMLIVQQIDGNILYPRIVGGVMKVHPITIMVLLLLSSNIYGVIGMIVAIPVYSIGKEIVKFLVALYENHKKTQEQRKQEEFGIINKS
- a CDS encoding ABC transporter ATP-binding protein, whose translation is MKVKKMKESLIELKDVTLRKEGKNLLSRLNWTVNKGETWAILGLNGAGKSTLLRLLMAEYWKTEGEVSVLGTQFGQGDIPELRKRIGVVSSFISERIPESLSPEEIVLTGKYKSSILYTTYGEKELQEARSMLRRIGAISLIGRKYRTLSQGEKQTILIARSLMEEPDLLIFDEASSGLDLFAREAIFQLIHQIKQMEKAPTILFVTHHAEEITKSFSHVLLLKEGQSFAQGPKEEILTQDTLSAFYGGKVQLIPIGEDRYYIQPDQ
- a CDS encoding tRNA (mnm(5)s(2)U34)-methyltransferase, with the protein product MLRPLEMAHDFLREVITDQDTVVDATMGNGHDTLFLAKLAKEVYAFDIQEQALVHTQKRLEEAGLANAHLLLKGHEEVDFYVNQVKAAIFNLGYLPSADKSIITQPRTTIQAIDKLCHLLVKGGRIAIMIYYGHEGGDLEKDAVLDFVSHLPQQEFTVTSYRTLNQINHPPFLVMIEKLESYRHG
- a CDS encoding TIGR01212 family radical SAM protein (This family includes YhcC from E. coli K-12, an uncharacterized radical SAM protein.), with the translated sequence MRGMKSYTTLNDYYRTLFGEKTFKVPIDAGFDCPNRDGTVARGGCTFCTVSGSGDAIVAPDAPIRDQFYKEIDFMHRKWPDVKKYLVYFQNFTNTHESVDVIRERYEQAINEPGVVGINIGTRPDCLPDETLAYLAELTKRMHVTIELGLQTTYEATSELINRAHSYELYVETVKRIRHQVPKAEIVSHLINGLPGETHEMMVENVRRCVTDNDIQGIKLHLLHLMTNTRMQRDYHEGRLQLMSQEEYVSVICDQLEIIPKEIVIHRITGDAPREMLIGPMWSLNKWEVLNAIETEMRRRGSVQGCKLGKLEE
- a CDS encoding MGMT family protein yields the protein MKDLFEEKVLKVLAHIPIGCVATYGQIAQLIGYPRHARQVGKVLATSKKAVAYPCHRVVTSTGRLAPDWEEQGTLLWAEGVECKSNGCVDLKKYKWKAEETQL